A single genomic interval of Halomonas sp. GT harbors:
- a CDS encoding phage portal protein codes for MGIFPNLGSARAKLAETQAQQALEEIQRLKKTQPSSQANVGSETRHRGASRMIRSMLSWIPGLGSPRQDTPTSERETLIARSRDAYRNHMLGRAAISRAATNVVGMGLTVRPNVDGKVLGLDDDATDALNDQLARGFALWAQDPNECDAEATMDFYMQQRLAFVSALASGDVFGFTPFDKRIGGLFGLKLQLVEAERIGNPSNILNTEHEQDGIRVDRLGRPTHVRLCSGYPNDQLTRHTWDWVPVFGAETGRRRILQLMNEKDRPSQVRGVPYLAPILEALQKLERFSQAELTAAVISAMFTVAITHQNGEEEQGIGGAATMWDEQSNDPNKPARPVVQSNRDHEPEGDNLTLGEGAVWDLEDGATPVPISSNRPNPEFDPFFMAVVKQIGAALEQPAEVILMHFSTSYTAARAAFNQLFKFVKQRRHHLTVQWCQPIYELVIDEMVANGMITLPGYRDPAKRRAYVRSLWIGEPLGSLNELIDARAATERIANGTSNEHLETMALHGEDWEDVHKDRAREIKRKNADRVPLYIGGKVHEDDDKPEPQHTA; via the coding sequence ATGGGCATTTTTCCAAATTTAGGCAGCGCCCGGGCGAAGCTAGCAGAGACTCAAGCCCAGCAAGCGCTAGAGGAGATTCAACGCCTAAAGAAAACCCAGCCGAGCAGCCAAGCGAACGTGGGCAGCGAGACCCGCCACCGCGGTGCTAGCCGCATGATCCGTAGCATGTTGAGCTGGATCCCCGGCTTGGGTAGCCCCCGGCAGGATACGCCGACCAGCGAGCGGGAAACGCTGATTGCCCGGTCACGGGATGCCTACCGCAACCACATGCTTGGCCGTGCTGCGATTAGCCGTGCCGCTACCAACGTAGTGGGAATGGGGTTAACCGTTCGCCCGAATGTAGACGGCAAAGTGCTAGGGCTGGATGACGACGCCACCGACGCCCTCAATGATCAACTGGCACGCGGCTTCGCCCTTTGGGCGCAGGACCCAAACGAATGCGATGCGGAAGCCACGATGGACTTCTACATGCAGCAACGGCTGGCCTTTGTCAGTGCGCTTGCCAGTGGCGATGTGTTTGGCTTCACGCCGTTTGATAAACGAATAGGCGGTCTGTTTGGCTTAAAGCTGCAGTTAGTGGAAGCCGAACGTATCGGCAATCCCTCAAACATTCTAAACACGGAACACGAGCAAGATGGCATTCGTGTGGATCGGCTAGGCAGGCCAACCCATGTGCGGCTGTGTAGCGGTTACCCGAACGATCAACTAACCCGTCATACGTGGGACTGGGTACCCGTGTTCGGCGCCGAAACTGGGCGCCGGAGGATACTGCAGTTAATGAATGAAAAGGACCGCCCCAGCCAAGTGCGTGGCGTTCCTTACCTGGCACCGATCCTGGAGGCACTGCAGAAATTAGAACGCTTCAGCCAGGCAGAGCTAACCGCCGCTGTTATCAGCGCGATGTTCACGGTGGCCATTACGCATCAAAACGGAGAAGAAGAGCAGGGAATTGGCGGCGCAGCCACAATGTGGGATGAGCAGAGCAACGATCCCAATAAACCAGCGCGTCCAGTGGTGCAGAGTAACCGCGACCATGAACCGGAAGGGGACAACCTGACGTTAGGCGAAGGCGCAGTCTGGGATTTGGAAGATGGCGCCACACCGGTACCGATTAGTTCCAACCGGCCAAACCCTGAGTTTGATCCGTTCTTCATGGCCGTCGTGAAACAGATTGGCGCAGCACTAGAGCAGCCTGCTGAAGTCATTTTAATGCACTTCTCTACTAGCTACACCGCAGCTCGTGCGGCGTTCAACCAGCTGTTCAAGTTCGTAAAACAACGCCGTCACCATTTGACCGTGCAGTGGTGCCAGCCGATTTATGAGCTGGTCATTGATGAGATGGTGGCAAACGGAATGATCACGCTGCCTGGGTACCGAGACCCGGCAAAGCGCCGAGCCTATGTTCGCTCGCTTTGGATTGGTGAGCCGTTAGGGTCGCTCAACGAACTGATTGACGCCCGTGCCGCGACGGAACGCATCGCCAACGGCACCAGTAACGAACACCTGGAAACGATGGCGCTGCACGGTGAGGACTGGGAAGACGTTCACAAAGACCGTGCCCGCGAGATCAAGCGTAAAAACGCAGATCGGGTGCCGCTCTATATCGGCGGTAAAGTTCATGAAGACGATGATAAACCTGAGCCACAGCACACCGCCTAA
- a CDS encoding S49 family peptidase, producing MRTALELAAGRPWLITSEALDTVMAVADRQGDVEALETRLGRSLDNTRSVTVRDGVAVIPVTGPIFRYANLFTEVSGATSTQVLATDIQTALDDPQIRAIVINADSPGGEATGINELSEMIFQARGTKPIKAYVGGQASSAMYWIASAADEVVVDDTAQLGSVGVVLSLRKREDRPGEKSYEIVSSNAPNKRPDLETEAGMAQLQARTDELASVFLDKVARNRGIPREEVNDRFRQGGIATGALAIEAGMADRLGSLESLIAELAGSSASNQPRSITMTTVKTTAELQAAIEAGTDPKTIQIAAAETVDTDKLRTEAAEAERQRCIGIQALAMPGFEKEVAAALANGDSVEATGLALFKAAADRGISLQSIKTDSTEAGTTTPPKDGDAAETERAQAVDAISKRWAK from the coding sequence ATGAGAACCGCATTGGAACTAGCGGCGGGTCGCCCGTGGCTGATCACCAGCGAAGCGCTCGATACCGTAATGGCGGTGGCTGATCGTCAGGGCGATGTAGAAGCACTAGAAACGCGCTTAGGCCGCTCGCTGGATAACACCCGAAGCGTCACTGTACGCGATGGCGTGGCGGTGATCCCGGTAACCGGCCCGATCTTCCGTTACGCCAACCTGTTCACTGAAGTCAGCGGAGCCACCAGTACCCAAGTGTTGGCGACTGATATTCAAACGGCACTGGATGATCCACAGATACGCGCCATTGTCATTAACGCTGACAGCCCCGGTGGTGAAGCTACTGGCATCAATGAGCTGTCGGAAATGATTTTTCAGGCGCGTGGCACTAAGCCAATCAAAGCGTATGTCGGTGGGCAAGCGTCAAGCGCCATGTATTGGATAGCCAGCGCCGCCGATGAAGTCGTGGTGGATGATACCGCGCAGCTGGGCAGCGTTGGCGTAGTACTGAGCCTGCGTAAACGAGAAGACCGCCCCGGTGAGAAAAGCTACGAAATCGTATCCAGCAACGCGCCCAACAAGCGGCCTGACCTAGAGACTGAAGCGGGCATGGCGCAGCTGCAGGCGCGAACTGATGAGCTGGCCAGCGTGTTTCTCGACAAGGTGGCCCGCAACCGCGGCATCCCTCGCGAAGAGGTCAACGACCGTTTCCGCCAAGGTGGTATTGCTACCGGTGCGCTGGCCATCGAAGCGGGTATGGCTGACCGCCTTGGATCCCTTGAATCCCTTATTGCCGAACTGGCCGGTTCCTCTGCCAGTAACCAACCCAGGAGCATCACTATGACCACCGTGAAAACCACGGCAGAGCTGCAGGCAGCGATCGAGGCCGGTACCGACCCTAAAACTATTCAAATCGCCGCGGCTGAAACCGTCGATACCGACAAGCTGCGTACTGAAGCGGCTGAGGCTGAACGCCAGCGCTGCATCGGCATTCAAGCCTTGGCAATGCCTGGCTTTGAAAAAGAAGTCGCGGCGGCCCTGGCCAATGGCGACAGCGTAGAAGCCACCGGCCTGGCGCTATTCAAAGCGGCTGCGGATCGCGGCATCAGCCTGCAAAGCATTAAAACCGACAGCACTGAAGCCGGTACCACCACGCCGCCTAAGGATGGCGATGCCGCCGAAACTGAGCGTGCCCAGGCGGTGGACGCCATTTCCAAGCGCTGGGCTAAGTAA
- a CDS encoding phage tail tube protein, whose product MLRTRKRMLLVAPEPSYGVGADIADAKLLLTTEVDSNPYEGDRVTRERQKQTFGAQPEINVAPYTTVTTTIPLSGSGTAGTPPIFGMLLRACGLAELIVASESVTYLPATEEGESFCVWFVEDGQVQKVPGVRGTVEANFTAKQDPTLQFTLTGLYKRPEQLAEAINKQPEAFSEEVAVNKQNTPGRNVHGYQGCLQSLSLNLGNEVVARNLPGCENVLITDRNVTGQVEIEAPNIATKNYFQAIESHQGVTKDQVSIKHGTTPGNIVEVVGTKVQLSTISRNDASGILNYTMSTRYIEDQSDDEVAMIFT is encoded by the coding sequence ATGCTTCGCACACGCAAGCGGATGCTTCTGGTAGCGCCTGAGCCTAGCTATGGCGTTGGTGCCGACATAGCAGACGCCAAACTGCTGCTAACAACCGAAGTTGACAGTAACCCGTATGAAGGCGACCGGGTAACTCGTGAGCGTCAAAAACAAACTTTTGGCGCTCAGCCTGAAATTAACGTGGCGCCGTATACAACGGTGACAACCACTATCCCATTATCGGGTTCAGGCACGGCAGGCACACCACCCATTTTTGGCATGTTGTTACGGGCCTGTGGTTTGGCTGAGCTCATCGTTGCGAGTGAAAGCGTTACGTATTTGCCCGCCACGGAAGAAGGCGAGAGCTTCTGCGTATGGTTTGTTGAGGATGGGCAAGTACAGAAAGTGCCTGGTGTGCGAGGTACGGTTGAAGCCAACTTTACCGCTAAGCAAGACCCAACGCTTCAGTTCACGCTCACTGGGTTATACAAACGCCCAGAGCAGTTAGCGGAAGCAATTAACAAGCAGCCAGAAGCATTTTCCGAAGAAGTCGCGGTTAACAAGCAAAACACCCCCGGGCGAAATGTGCATGGCTATCAAGGGTGTCTGCAATCGCTGTCACTTAACCTTGGTAACGAAGTGGTCGCGCGCAACCTACCGGGCTGCGAAAACGTGTTAATCACTGACCGTAACGTGACAGGTCAAGTTGAGATCGAAGCGCCCAATATTGCTACCAAAAACTACTTTCAAGCGATTGAAAGCCACCAAGGGGTTACTAAGGACCAAGTGTCTATCAAGCATGGCACCACGCCTGGCAATATTGTTGAAGTTGTCGGTACCAAGGTGCAGCTCTCTACAATTTCGCGTAACGATGCTAGCGGTATCCTGAATTACACCATGAGTACTCGTTACATCGAAGACCAAAGCGATGACGAAGTCGCCATGATTTTCACCTAA
- a CDS encoding tape measure protein: MSREMQTRFVINGDASGGIRVMRQMRDEVTGLGKELDNSGQRSQKFGKDVQDTSHQIAFLKNTALSAGVALASMFTARNVIGTADEYSQMASRIRLVTESTLEYDMVQQRMMQTARNTYKPLMDISELFVNTVRPLKEVGFATRDVLDLTEALSAGMVISGTKTQDSTSLIDQFGKAMIAGKLQGDAYNAVIQNAPRLQQALAEGLGVTTRELNEMATAGKLTANVVMPALTGQVATMVEELERMPTSVEDARVVFNNAWMQYIGQANEAHSATGVLAAGIELAADNIETLAEVGMAAGVILAGRGVQAMGSYAAAVVKRTESERMAAAATKRRAELDQAAIMQAQRREAAERAQAALEAQRAQQRAVNERTEATQDVQRLQRLNAQLAAEKALAAQRLQNQTSAAGRMQVQGRIAQLNSTELATTNQLTAANARLAQAKATELSATRMAILAKIEYTRATASATTATVAQSVAARASAVAHGSMAVATRGASAAMALMGGPAGVALLATYGLSRLVMGMTETSREAKATRQSISDLSTSADDAVASFEKLTLAQRNMTMQNIASEIEDQEAQMRRSLGRIYTLTQSFAIPRGLDSYKNLRTAIDEVRDGIREAGTLAELVKDNFIVPDSHINTVNGLAAGYDTSAQSADGLAERQRHLEGAFTSTTSSIDAQTRAMEGNRSAANDYLKRVNESIAQMMDPSNEGRARRWIASQDGGVPPEIATAIVEAERFRDQWEADQEARRKAEQEASAAARKGEQMAASALRERQREMERVQGLYDGQLETLQRDIALHGEIGEVAKLRYELERGNLRDLNQAQADNLLQLREELSLLERRSSLINTYVPDLERLKTLQRDSMAIEMLDPGLGNLAAKQLERELGNVATRGLQVPTSLDASVSGPFGEAARMSQERDRYREQYQQRLEDLREFKKEEYGVQSEAQRALAELQRKNADAEAHYDRQIRQARLAGNAAMYGDLAGLAKTFVGEQSSVYQGLFAVQKAYSLASTLVSSYDAISQAWASAPFPGNIPIVAKTVMETGTLQAALQAVQPVGMSHAGVDRIPKEGTWLLDQGQRVMMSQQADELDRFLSREKRAVSNNVSNSKSQVLQLSVPVTVQAAPGMSDNDAARQGQQIGDAVETKVIQVLQRERRYGGLLYTG; encoded by the coding sequence ATGTCGCGCGAAATGCAGACCCGGTTTGTTATTAATGGCGACGCCAGCGGAGGCATTCGCGTCATGCGTCAAATGCGTGATGAAGTCACGGGTTTGGGCAAAGAGCTGGATAATAGCGGCCAGCGCTCTCAGAAATTCGGTAAAGACGTTCAAGACACTAGCCATCAAATTGCGTTTCTAAAGAACACAGCACTAAGCGCTGGTGTGGCGCTGGCGAGCATGTTCACTGCGCGCAATGTGATTGGTACCGCTGATGAGTACTCGCAAATGGCGTCCCGAATTCGGCTGGTGACTGAATCGACGCTCGAGTACGACATGGTGCAGCAGCGAATGATGCAGACCGCCCGCAACACCTACAAGCCACTGATGGATATTTCAGAGCTGTTCGTCAATACCGTGCGGCCTCTGAAAGAAGTTGGTTTTGCCACGCGGGATGTGCTGGATCTAACCGAAGCACTTTCGGCGGGGATGGTTATTAGCGGTACCAAAACGCAAGACTCGACCTCACTGATCGACCAGTTCGGCAAGGCGATGATCGCCGGCAAGTTGCAGGGCGACGCCTACAACGCGGTGATTCAGAACGCGCCGCGCTTGCAGCAAGCGCTGGCGGAAGGGCTGGGGGTAACCACGCGTGAACTCAACGAAATGGCAACTGCCGGAAAGTTGACGGCAAACGTTGTGATGCCCGCCTTGACAGGTCAGGTGGCGACCATGGTCGAGGAGCTGGAGCGCATGCCCACCTCGGTTGAAGATGCCAGGGTGGTGTTTAATAACGCCTGGATGCAGTACATCGGCCAAGCGAACGAAGCGCATTCAGCCACCGGCGTGTTAGCGGCGGGCATTGAATTAGCTGCCGATAACATCGAAACCCTGGCGGAAGTAGGCATGGCGGCGGGCGTTATTTTAGCGGGCCGTGGCGTGCAAGCCATGGGGTCGTACGCAGCCGCTGTTGTGAAACGTACTGAATCTGAGCGCATGGCAGCTGCAGCCACTAAGCGCCGCGCTGAACTTGATCAAGCGGCCATTATGCAAGCCCAGCGCAGGGAAGCTGCAGAGCGGGCACAAGCTGCCCTTGAGGCTCAGCGGGCTCAGCAGCGTGCTGTGAATGAGCGCACTGAAGCCACGCAAGATGTACAGCGCCTCCAGCGTCTGAATGCGCAACTGGCTGCAGAAAAGGCGTTAGCTGCGCAGCGCCTACAAAATCAGACAAGTGCTGCGGGAAGAATGCAGGTTCAGGGCAGGATTGCACAGCTAAACAGCACCGAACTGGCTACCACTAACCAACTCACTGCTGCAAATGCCCGTTTGGCACAGGCCAAAGCAACAGAGTTGTCCGCTACACGCATGGCTATACTTGCTAAGATCGAATACACGAGAGCAACAGCCTCTGCGACAACTGCGACTGTGGCACAAAGTGTTGCCGCCCGTGCGTCTGCTGTGGCGCATGGCTCGATGGCTGTAGCGACGCGCGGTGCCAGTGCAGCAATGGCATTAATGGGGGGTCCTGCAGGCGTCGCGCTATTGGCGACTTACGGGCTTTCTCGGCTTGTCATGGGTATGACAGAGACCTCACGCGAGGCCAAAGCTACTAGGCAAAGTATTTCAGATCTCTCAACGTCAGCAGATGACGCCGTTGCATCTTTTGAAAAACTGACACTTGCGCAGCGCAATATGACGATGCAAAACATCGCCAGTGAAATTGAGGATCAGGAAGCGCAGATGCGCCGTTCATTGGGCCGTATCTATACGCTTACACAAAGCTTTGCGATACCACGAGGTCTTGATAGCTACAAGAATTTACGCACCGCTATTGATGAGGTTCGGGACGGTATTCGTGAAGCGGGAACATTGGCTGAGCTAGTTAAAGATAACTTTATAGTTCCTGACTCGCATATCAATACAGTCAATGGCTTAGCGGCTGGTTACGATACATCAGCACAATCCGCCGATGGGCTAGCAGAACGACAGCGACACCTTGAAGGTGCCTTCACCTCGACCACCAGCAGCATCGACGCCCAGACAAGGGCGATGGAAGGTAATCGCTCGGCGGCTAATGACTACCTAAAGCGCGTCAATGAATCCATTGCACAAATGATGGATCCAAGCAATGAGGGGCGTGCGCGCCGCTGGATTGCTTCCCAAGATGGCGGTGTGCCACCAGAAATTGCCACCGCTATTGTCGAAGCTGAGCGTTTCCGAGACCAGTGGGAAGCCGATCAAGAAGCCCGTCGCAAAGCAGAGCAGGAGGCCAGCGCAGCTGCCCGCAAGGGCGAGCAAATGGCCGCTTCTGCGCTTCGCGAACGTCAACGGGAAATGGAACGTGTTCAGGGGCTTTATGATGGCCAACTGGAAACACTGCAACGTGATATAGCCCTTCATGGTGAAATTGGTGAAGTTGCCAAGCTGCGTTATGAACTTGAGCGCGGCAATTTGCGCGACCTCAATCAAGCGCAGGCAGACAACCTGCTGCAGTTGCGCGAAGAGCTTTCGCTGCTGGAACGACGCTCATCGCTGATTAATACCTACGTGCCCGATCTTGAGCGCCTGAAAACGCTGCAGCGCGACTCGATGGCGATTGAGATGCTAGATCCTGGCCTTGGCAATTTGGCCGCTAAGCAGCTGGAGCGAGAGCTGGGCAACGTGGCCACGCGTGGTTTGCAGGTGCCAACATCACTAGATGCGTCAGTTTCCGGCCCGTTTGGTGAAGCCGCTCGCATGTCACAAGAGCGTGACCGTTATCGAGAGCAATATCAGCAGCGGCTTGAGGATCTGCGAGAGTTTAAAAAAGAAGAGTACGGCGTGCAGTCTGAGGCTCAGAGGGCGCTTGCTGAGTTGCAGAGGAAAAACGCGGACGCTGAAGCGCATTATGATCGTCAGATTCGTCAGGCACGTTTAGCGGGTAACGCAGCCATGTATGGCGATCTAGCCGGTTTGGCTAAAACATTTGTTGGTGAGCAGTCGTCAGTCTACCAGGGTTTATTTGCAGTACAGAAAGCCTATTCGTTAGCCAGCACGTTGGTGTCTAGCTATGACGCAATATCCCAGGCGTGGGCGAGTGCGCCTTTCCCCGGCAATATTCCTATCGTTGCTAAAACCGTGATGGAAACCGGCACGTTGCAAGCAGCCTTACAGGCAGTTCAGCCTGTAGGTATGTCGCATGCTGGTGTTGATCGGATACCCAAAGAAGGCACTTGGCTGTTGGATCAGGGCCAACGCGTCATGATGAGCCAGCAGGCCGATGAGTTGGACCGCTTTCTTTCCCGAGAGAAGCGGGCTGTTTCCAATAATGTGTCGAATAGTAAGAGCCAGGTGTTGCAGCTCTCGGTGCCGGTGACAGTTCAAGCAGCGCCGGGTATGTCAGATAACGATGCAGCCCGGCAAGGGCAGCAAATTGGCGATGCCGTTGAAACCAAGGTTATCCAAGTACTGCAGCGTGAACGGCGCTACGGTGGCTTGCTGTACACGGGGTAA
- a CDS encoding head-tail joining protein produces MSAFDDEVRSDMTSIFQDAGFLADYQITGGAVLLGKLVVLDRNWEPYSADQQLAGRINTISVMVADVPSSNQGDTIQAPGKTWIVEEVLEDDGHVRRLWVT; encoded by the coding sequence ATGAGCGCCTTTGATGATGAAGTGCGCAGCGATATGACCAGCATCTTTCAAGATGCTGGTTTTCTTGCTGACTATCAGATAACGGGTGGCGCGGTGCTCTTAGGCAAGCTGGTGGTGCTGGATCGTAACTGGGAACCCTACAGCGCCGATCAGCAACTAGCAGGGCGCATCAACACGATCAGCGTAATGGTTGCCGATGTGCCTTCCAGTAATCAAGGCGACACTATCCAAGCGCCCGGCAAAACATGGATTGTGGAGGAAGTGCTTGAGGATGACGGCCATGTACGTCGCCTTTGGGTGACGTAG
- a CDS encoding head decoration protein: MPGMTQTAHRHRQLVGGEFPIRFATVMIAAGEVLEQGSVLGEVTADEEYKLSASAAADGSEAPSVVLWEDVDATDGPVPAEVMLTGDLRSAALTLGEGHTIESVRKALRRWSLFVH; encoded by the coding sequence ATGCCTGGCATGACGCAAACAGCCCACCGGCACCGTCAGCTGGTTGGCGGTGAATTCCCGATCCGATTCGCAACAGTGATGATTGCAGCGGGTGAAGTACTAGAACAGGGCAGTGTACTTGGTGAAGTCACTGCCGACGAAGAGTACAAGCTGAGCGCGTCCGCCGCCGCTGATGGCAGTGAAGCGCCCAGCGTAGTCCTCTGGGAAGACGTAGACGCAACCGATGGCCCGGTGCCTGCGGAAGTAATGCTGACCGGAGACCTACGCTCAGCGGCGCTAACGCTTGGCGAGGGCCACACCATCGAGTCGGTGCGCAAAGCACTGCGCCGCTGGTCGTTGTTCGTTCACTAA
- a CDS encoding DUF1799 domain-containing protein, which yields MRPRGPRKKLAALGRHWAVGGQGGSSSLESDAAAFGIALATVERYMEPDEVEIWPEHLQAWEVYSTCDNQWRVITGIGGVHYQGLELSSVTTAMELCGVEDRRGCIAQVRVIEGGAREVLNR from the coding sequence ATGCGGCCCAGAGGCCCGCGCAAAAAACTAGCCGCCCTTGGCCGCCACTGGGCAGTAGGCGGCCAAGGGGGTTCCTCATCGCTTGAGAGTGACGCGGCTGCCTTTGGAATTGCCCTAGCCACGGTGGAGCGTTACATGGAGCCGGATGAGGTAGAAATATGGCCCGAGCATCTGCAAGCGTGGGAGGTGTACAGCACGTGTGATAACCAGTGGCGGGTAATTACCGGCATTGGCGGTGTTCATTACCAGGGATTAGAGTTGTCCAGCGTCACCACGGCCATGGAGCTGTGTGGCGTAGAAGATCGGCGTGGCTGTATTGCCCAGGTGAGAGTGATTGAGGGCGGGGCACGTGAGGTATTGAATAGATAA
- a CDS encoding major capsid protein yields MDLFELRTMLAAVERMPRPRRFLTATFFGAEPIVAPTEHIDIDIIKGNRRMAPFVRPNRPGSVVDRTGSVMRSYKPAYVKPKMPTRAGNLLTRQAGEHIYSARTPLERAGDQLGRDMQDLDDRISRREEWMIARALTTGQVHVIGDGVNDIIDYQMDAENLVTEATLWTAAGADPIADLRKYKRRVSKKSGRTANACVMSAEAADAFLDSEEVLKKLNTRRVDMGMIKPEQLPDGVTYLGYINDPGLDLYSYDEWFTPDGEEDDSGLEDEPMIPAGGLIVGTTSSRNSMLYGAIEDVEAIEGGLFDVDRYPKSWTEKDPGVRWLMMQSAPIPGFHEPDAFVYAKVV; encoded by the coding sequence ATGGACTTATTTGAACTCCGCACGATGCTGGCGGCGGTGGAGCGTATGCCGCGCCCGCGTCGTTTCCTGACGGCGACCTTCTTTGGTGCCGAGCCGATTGTGGCACCGACTGAGCATATCGATATTGACATCATTAAGGGTAATCGCCGCATGGCCCCCTTTGTCCGGCCCAATCGCCCGGGGTCAGTGGTTGACCGTACCGGTTCGGTAATGCGTAGCTACAAGCCTGCTTACGTTAAGCCGAAAATGCCGACGCGTGCAGGAAACCTGCTAACCCGCCAAGCAGGTGAACATATCTACTCGGCGCGTACGCCATTGGAGCGTGCAGGTGACCAGTTGGGCCGCGATATGCAGGATCTGGATGATCGTATCAGTCGCCGCGAAGAGTGGATGATTGCGCGGGCGCTTACTACTGGCCAGGTGCATGTCATCGGTGATGGCGTTAATGACATCATCGACTATCAAATGGATGCCGAAAACTTGGTGACCGAAGCCACGCTTTGGACAGCAGCCGGTGCTGATCCGATTGCTGATTTGCGGAAGTACAAGCGTCGCGTCTCGAAGAAAAGTGGCCGTACTGCCAATGCCTGTGTGATGAGCGCGGAAGCGGCGGATGCTTTTCTGGATAGCGAAGAGGTATTGAAAAAGCTTAATACCCGCCGCGTTGATATGGGCATGATCAAGCCTGAACAGCTACCGGATGGCGTGACCTACCTGGGCTACATCAATGACCCTGGCCTTGATCTGTACTCCTATGACGAATGGTTCACACCGGACGGTGAAGAGGATGACAGTGGTTTGGAAGATGAGCCAATGATTCCCGCCGGCGGTTTGATCGTGGGTACCACTTCAAGTCGTAACTCCATGCTGTATGGAGCTATCGAAGATGTGGAAGCAATTGAAGGCGGCCTGTTCGATGTCGATCGCTACCCGAAAAGCTGGACTGAAAAGGATCCCGGTGTTCGCTGGCTGATGATGCAGTCCGCTCCCATCCCCGGCTTCCACGAACCTGACGCTTTCGTTTACGCCAAAGTCGTCTAA
- a CDS encoding phage tail terminator protein, which yields MNQYDIIDQLIERIQELCPELSSVEEAWFHTPLDDYNGQLPMACPYLVAEAATGDAETLRPRQRVKLRYGVWLVARKDDFRLRKQELYDALFGYQAGPRHDPLQFHSGKVEDIKGSIVWWISYWETDTHMVSTPA from the coding sequence ATGAACCAATACGACATTATCGATCAACTGATTGAACGCATACAGGAGCTATGCCCTGAGCTATCCAGCGTGGAAGAGGCGTGGTTTCACACGCCATTAGACGATTACAACGGACAGCTGCCCATGGCATGCCCCTACCTGGTTGCAGAGGCTGCCACCGGCGACGCGGAAACCCTGCGCCCCCGCCAGCGGGTAAAGCTGCGCTACGGCGTGTGGCTGGTCGCGCGTAAAGATGATTTCCGGCTGCGGAAGCAAGAGCTTTACGATGCTCTGTTTGGCTATCAAGCGGGGCCGCGCCACGACCCGTTGCAGTTCCACAGCGGCAAAGTCGAAGACATTAAAGGCTCTATCGTGTGGTGGATCTCTTATTGGGAGACCGATACCCACATGGTCAGCACCCCCGCTTAA